One window of the Anguilla rostrata isolate EN2019 chromosome 13, ASM1855537v3, whole genome shotgun sequence genome contains the following:
- the LOC135238010 gene encoding uncharacterized protein LOC135238010 isoform X1 — MDFIKSLAKGSKEPEGTSKPEKEQKSLKMEKSPPAGGAAPAPSEPKEQDPNAKESGSTFSKIFRQKSLKDTQPAATNAPQEADPAAANKASKAAPPPEAAESKGKAPVKNSSKKELPKLTLGVPSASKDNAFIKFFRPKVDPSKADTLEASSLDKAAKQEGKKAEKSKSLASCFKFSYLCLVGVATDDPFPSPCHSTDTTSVGFIFIVGGASSKGRGQTVILYIGLYNK; from the exons ATGGACTTTATTAAATCACTG GCCAAAGGCAGCAAAGAGCCAGAGGGCACATCTAAACCAGAGAAAGAACAGAAGTCCCTGAAGATGGAGAAGAGCCCTCCCGCTGGAGGGGCTGCCCCGGCACCCTCAGAGCCCAAAGAGCAGGACCCCAACGCAAAGGAGTCGGGCAGCACCTTCAGCAAGATCTTCAGGCAGAAG tCTTTGAAGGACACCCAACCTGCTGCAACAAAT GCTCCACAGGAGGCGGACCCTGCAGCCGCTAACAAAGCCAGCAAGGCTGCTCCACCGCCCGAAGCGGCGGAAAGCAAAGGGAAAGCTCCCGTGAAAAACTCCAGCAAGAAGGAGCTGCCGAAACTGACTCTGGGCGTCCCGTCAGCCAGTAAAGACAACGCCTTCATCAAATTCTTCCGCCCAAAG GTTGACCCTTCGAAGGCAGATACGCTTGAGGCGTCCTCTCTGGATAAAGCAGCAAAGCAGGAAGGGAAGAAAGCAGAAAAATCCAAAAGTCTTGCTTCCTGCTTTAAGT TTTCTTACCTCTGTCTGGTGGGGGTAGCCACGGATGACCCCTTTCCCTCGCCTTGCCACTCGACTGACACGACCTCCGTGGGATTTATCTTCATCGTAGGCGGGGCTTCATCAAAGGGGAGGGGTCAGACTGTCATACTGTACATCGggttatataataaataa
- the LOC135238010 gene encoding uncharacterized protein LOC135238010 isoform X4 produces the protein MDFIKSLAKGSKEPEGTSKPEKEQKSLKMEKSPPAGGAAPAPSEPKEQDPNAKESGSTFSKIFRQKSLKDTQPAATNAPQEADPAAANKASKAAPPPEAAESKGKAPVKNSSKKELPKLTLGVPSASKDNAFIKFFRPKVDPSKADTLEASSLDKAAKQEGKKAEKSKSLASCFK, from the exons ATGGACTTTATTAAATCACTG GCCAAAGGCAGCAAAGAGCCAGAGGGCACATCTAAACCAGAGAAAGAACAGAAGTCCCTGAAGATGGAGAAGAGCCCTCCCGCTGGAGGGGCTGCCCCGGCACCCTCAGAGCCCAAAGAGCAGGACCCCAACGCAAAGGAGTCGGGCAGCACCTTCAGCAAGATCTTCAGGCAGAAG tCTTTGAAGGACACCCAACCTGCTGCAACAAAT GCTCCACAGGAGGCGGACCCTGCAGCCGCTAACAAAGCCAGCAAGGCTGCTCCACCGCCCGAAGCGGCGGAAAGCAAAGGGAAAGCTCCCGTGAAAAACTCCAGCAAGAAGGAGCTGCCGAAACTGACTCTGGGCGTCCCGTCAGCCAGTAAAGACAACGCCTTCATCAAATTCTTCCGCCCAAAG GTTGACCCTTCGAAGGCAGATACGCTTGAGGCGTCCTCTCTGGATAAAGCAGCAAAGCAGGAAGGGAAGAAAGCAGAAAAATCCAAAAGTCTTGCTTCCTGCTTTAAGT aa
- the LOC135238010 gene encoding uncharacterized protein LOC135238010 isoform X2 — protein sequence MEKSPPAGGAAPAPSEPKEQDPNAKESGSTFSKIFRQKSLKDTQPAATNAPQEADPAAANKASKAAPPPEAAESKGKAPVKNSSKKELPKLTLGVPSASKDNAFIKFFRPKVDPSKADTLEASSLDKAAKQEGKKAEKSKSLASCFKFSYLCLVGVATDDPFPSPCHSTDTTSVGFIFIVGGASSKGRGQTVILYIGLYNK from the exons ATGGAGAAGAGCCCTCCCGCTGGAGGGGCTGCCCCGGCACCCTCAGAGCCCAAAGAGCAGGACCCCAACGCAAAGGAGTCGGGCAGCACCTTCAGCAAGATCTTCAGGCAGAAG tCTTTGAAGGACACCCAACCTGCTGCAACAAAT GCTCCACAGGAGGCGGACCCTGCAGCCGCTAACAAAGCCAGCAAGGCTGCTCCACCGCCCGAAGCGGCGGAAAGCAAAGGGAAAGCTCCCGTGAAAAACTCCAGCAAGAAGGAGCTGCCGAAACTGACTCTGGGCGTCCCGTCAGCCAGTAAAGACAACGCCTTCATCAAATTCTTCCGCCCAAAG GTTGACCCTTCGAAGGCAGATACGCTTGAGGCGTCCTCTCTGGATAAAGCAGCAAAGCAGGAAGGGAAGAAAGCAGAAAAATCCAAAAGTCTTGCTTCCTGCTTTAAGT TTTCTTACCTCTGTCTGGTGGGGGTAGCCACGGATGACCCCTTTCCCTCGCCTTGCCACTCGACTGACACGACCTCCGTGGGATTTATCTTCATCGTAGGCGGGGCTTCATCAAAGGGGAGGGGTCAGACTGTCATACTGTACATCGggttatataataaataa
- the LOC135238010 gene encoding uncharacterized protein LOC135238010 isoform X3, producing the protein MDFIKSLAKGSKEPEGTSKPEKEQKSLKMEKSPPAGGAAPAPSEPKEQDPNAKESGSTFSKIFRQKSLKDTQPAATNAPQEADPAAANKASKAAPPPEAAESKGKAPVKNSSKKELPKLTLGVPSASKDNAFIKFFRPKVDPSKADTLEASSLDKAAKQEGKKAEKSKSLASCFKCKNPKQQ; encoded by the exons ATGGACTTTATTAAATCACTG GCCAAAGGCAGCAAAGAGCCAGAGGGCACATCTAAACCAGAGAAAGAACAGAAGTCCCTGAAGATGGAGAAGAGCCCTCCCGCTGGAGGGGCTGCCCCGGCACCCTCAGAGCCCAAAGAGCAGGACCCCAACGCAAAGGAGTCGGGCAGCACCTTCAGCAAGATCTTCAGGCAGAAG tCTTTGAAGGACACCCAACCTGCTGCAACAAAT GCTCCACAGGAGGCGGACCCTGCAGCCGCTAACAAAGCCAGCAAGGCTGCTCCACCGCCCGAAGCGGCGGAAAGCAAAGGGAAAGCTCCCGTGAAAAACTCCAGCAAGAAGGAGCTGCCGAAACTGACTCTGGGCGTCCCGTCAGCCAGTAAAGACAACGCCTTCATCAAATTCTTCCGCCCAAAG GTTGACCCTTCGAAGGCAGATACGCTTGAGGCGTCCTCTCTGGATAAAGCAGCAAAGCAGGAAGGGAAGAAAGCAGAAAAATCCAAAAGTCTTGCTTCCTGCTTTAAGTGTAAG aaccctaAACAGCAGTGA